In the genome of Neoarius graeffei isolate fNeoGra1 chromosome 27, fNeoGra1.pri, whole genome shotgun sequence, one region contains:
- the celf1 gene encoding CUGBP Elav-like family member 1 isoform X4, whose product MNGTLDHPDQPDIDAIKMFVGQIPRSWSEEQLRELFEPYGAVYEINVLRDRSQNPPQSKGCCFITYYTRKSALEAQNALHNMKILPGMHHPIQMKPADSEKNNSVEDRKLFIGMISKKCNENDIRLMFSPYGQIEECRILRGPDGLSRGCAFVTFTARQMAQSAIKSMHQSQTMEGCSSPIVVKFADTQKDKEQKRMAQQLQQQMQQLNAASMWGNLTGLNSLGPQYLALYLQLLQQSASSGNALNNLHPMSGLNAMQNLAALAAAASASQATPSGSSALTTSSSPLSALTSSGTASGQQTLSAWDGCKAGSSPTSSTNSSVNPMASLGALQSLAAGAGAGLNMSSLAGMAALNGGLGSGGISNGSGSTMEALTQAAYSGIQQYAAAALPSLYNQSLLSQQSISAAGSQKEGPEGANLFIYHLPQEFGDQDLLQMFMPFGNVISAKVFIDKQTNLSKCFGDQIGEKTRGKIPDLSGFPGHGYNLRKRISIHFS is encoded by the exons ATGAATGGGACACTGGACCATCCAGACCAGCCTGACATTGATGCTATAAAAATGTTTGTGGGTCAGATCCCTCGTTCCTGGTCAGAAGAGCAGCTGCGGGAGCTCTTTGAGCCCTATGGTGCTGTCTATGAAATCAACGTCCTCAGAGACAGGAGTCAGAATCCCCCACAGAGCAAAG GTTGTTGTTTCATCACATACTATACACGCAAATCAGCATTAGAAGCACAAAATGCCCTTCACAATATGAAAATTCTTCCAGGG ATGCATCATCCCATTCAGATGAAGCCAGCAGACAGCGAGAAGAACAACT CGGTAGAGGACAGAAAGCTGTTCATTGGGATGATCTCTAAGAAATGCAACGAGAATGACATTCGGCTCATGTTCTCCCCCTACGGTCAGATTGAGGAGTGTCGCATTCTCCGAGGACCTGATGGACTGAGCCGTG GTTGTGCCTTTGTCACATTCACAGCAAGACAGATGGCGCAGTCTGCCATTAAATCCATGCACCAGTCACAGACCATGGAG GGCTGTTCATCCCCAATCGTGGTCAAGTTTGCAGACACACAGAAGGATAAGGAGCAGAAGCGCATGGCCCAGCAGCTGCAACAGCAGATGCAGCAACTCAATGCTGCCTCCATGTGGGGAAATTTAACTGGCCTCAACTCACTCGGCCCACAGTACCTTGCA CTTTATTTGCAGCTCCTGCAGCAATCCGCATCCTCGGGGAATGCTCTCAACAATCTTCACCCCATGTCAG GTCTGAATGCCATGCAGAATCTGGCTGCATTGGCGGCAGCAGCGAGTGCCAGTCAGGCAACTCCAAGTGGCAGCAGTGCACTGACCACGTCCAGCTCGCCACTCAGTGCGCTTACTAGCTCAGGTACGGCCTCTGGACAACAGACTCTCTCTGCCTGGGATGGCTGCAAGG CAGGTTCTTCTCCCACCTCGAGTACTAATTCATCTGTGAATCCTATGGCTTCTCTGGGTGCGCTGCAGTCTCTGGCTGCAGGTGCTGGTGCTGGTCTCAACATGAGTTCACTAGCAG GCATGGCTGCGTTGAATGGTGGCTTGGGCAGTGGAGGCATATCTAATGGCTCCGGCAGCACTATGGAGGCCTTGACACAGGCAGCTTACTCGGGGATCCAGCAGTATGCAGCCGCTGCCCTACCCAGTCTTTATAACCAGAGCCTACTTTCTCAGCAGAGCATCAGTGCTGCTGGCAGCCAGAAAGAAG GCCCAGAGGGTGCAAATCTCTTCATTTATCACCTTCCCCAGGAGTTTGGTGACCAGGACTTGCTTCAGATGTTCATGCCTTTTGGCAATGTTATCTCTGCCAAGGTTTTCATAGACAAACAGACTAACCTCAGCAAATGTTTCG